A portion of the Falsibacillus albus genome contains these proteins:
- a CDS encoding MGDG synthase family glycosyltransferase, with amino-acid sequence MKYKDKILILSAAVGDGHKQVARAMGEAVEDSFPGTEPIILDMMEWLHPYLSPISTYIYKKSIKKFPQVYSYLYHKTRVKSNFSTKLNALFTMGMHSMLEMIQAINPIAVVSTHPFAAGIISKLKEQGLIDIPAMTVITDYTDHSYWIHPFTDQYIVGTSQVKERLVSVGVEAYKIKNTGIPLRRGFLEEQPKEDLLKKYNLRPDKLTILVMGGGDGFFGKDASTFQAFEQISSSIQLIIVCGRNDKLKTQLEQELRDSKHDVSIMGFTENIHELMAISDLMITKAGGVTTSEAIAMQLPLLIFNPLPGQEEDNANFLLESGLGLLAKTPSDLIGNIQSILHDDTPLTFMRNKSRKFHTKTASLDAVTIMTQLINHAHKQEISLA; translated from the coding sequence ATGAAATATAAAGACAAAATCCTAATACTTTCAGCCGCTGTCGGCGATGGCCATAAACAAGTCGCAAGGGCGATGGGCGAGGCTGTGGAAGACAGCTTCCCTGGCACCGAACCCATAATATTGGACATGATGGAGTGGCTGCACCCATACCTTTCTCCGATCAGTACGTATATCTATAAAAAGAGCATTAAAAAATTCCCACAGGTGTACAGCTACCTCTATCACAAAACGCGTGTGAAAAGTAATTTTTCCACCAAGCTGAATGCCCTATTCACGATGGGGATGCATTCAATGCTTGAAATGATTCAAGCAATCAATCCGATTGCCGTCGTCAGCACCCACCCTTTTGCAGCGGGCATCATCTCCAAACTAAAAGAGCAGGGGCTGATTGACATCCCGGCGATGACGGTCATCACCGACTACACAGATCATTCTTACTGGATCCATCCTTTTACCGATCAATACATTGTCGGAACAAGCCAAGTGAAAGAACGATTGGTTTCAGTCGGGGTGGAAGCATACAAAATCAAAAACACGGGCATTCCATTGAGAAGAGGATTTTTGGAAGAGCAGCCGAAAGAGGATTTGTTGAAAAAATATAACCTCCGTCCAGACAAGCTCACCATCCTCGTGATGGGCGGCGGCGATGGCTTCTTCGGCAAAGACGCTTCCACCTTTCAGGCGTTTGAACAAATTTCGTCCTCCATCCAGCTCATCATTGTCTGCGGGCGGAATGACAAATTAAAAACACAGCTGGAACAAGAGCTGAGAGACTCAAAACACGATGTAAGCATAATGGGCTTCACGGAAAACATCCATGAATTAATGGCGATTTCAGACCTGATGATTACAAAAGCAGGCGGCGTCACGACATCAGAGGCCATTGCGATGCAGCTGCCATTATTGATCTTCAATCCCCTGCCTGGACAGGAAGAAGACAACGCCAATTTCCTCCTGGAATCAGGCCTCGGACTATTGGCCAAAACGCCATCCGATTTGATCGGTAATATACAAAGCATCCTGCATGACGATACACCACTAACCTTCATGCGAAACAAATCGAGGAAATTCCATACAAAAACCGCCTCCCTCGATGCAGTAACCATCATGACTCAATTAATCAACCACGCCCATAAGCAGGAAATAAGCTTAGCATAA
- a CDS encoding undecaprenyl-diphosphatase: protein MLRTATAMYFIEVKNMFQLDFKLFHVINHLAVSEKPLDPIVAIFTEYGQYLFLAGLLFYWFYPKKKNRKMVMEAFLGVCLAMAINAAIGHFFYRDRPFVHHHVYRLIPHAENASFPSDHAAGSFVIAAAIWIWMKRDGWVWMILAAALSISRVWTGVHYPSDVLAGMLIGIGAAFIIHCIFKRLPKLNEWANRLIEFYENIESKVWKKTA, encoded by the coding sequence ATGCTAAGAACAGCAACAGCGATGTATTTTATTGAGGTGAAAAATATGTTCCAACTGGACTTTAAACTATTTCATGTAATTAACCATCTTGCAGTAAGTGAAAAACCTTTAGACCCGATCGTTGCCATATTCACGGAATATGGACAGTATTTATTTTTGGCTGGCTTACTCTTTTATTGGTTTTATCCAAAAAAGAAAAATCGAAAAATGGTCATGGAAGCCTTCCTTGGCGTTTGCCTGGCGATGGCCATCAACGCGGCAATCGGCCACTTCTTCTACCGGGACCGCCCATTCGTGCATCATCATGTGTACAGGCTCATCCCCCACGCGGAAAATGCATCGTTTCCAAGCGATCATGCAGCCGGTTCCTTCGTGATCGCGGCCGCTATCTGGATTTGGATGAAGCGTGACGGCTGGGTATGGATGATCCTTGCAGCTGCCCTTTCCATATCCCGCGTCTGGACGGGTGTCCATTACCCATCAGATGTACTGGCAGGGATGCTCATCGGCATCGGTGCGGCGTTCATCATTCACTGCATCTTCAAACGCTTGCCCAAACTCAATGAATGGGCAAACCGCTTGATCGAGTTTTATGAAAACATCGAAAGTAAAGTATGGAAAAAAACTGCTTAG
- a CDS encoding GtrA family protein translates to MLKNKGELVRFMFVGGINTANYYFFYLILFQIAGLNYLFSHWIAFLISMVLSFYLNVYFTYRVKPTLRKFLQFPITQVVNISISSAFIYIFVEYLHLNGYIAPILSVVFTIPVTFILTGKILKRGQDSS, encoded by the coding sequence ATGTTAAAGAACAAGGGTGAATTAGTACGCTTTATGTTTGTCGGCGGAATCAATACAGCGAACTATTATTTCTTTTATTTGATCTTGTTTCAAATCGCCGGCTTAAACTATCTCTTTTCCCATTGGATCGCTTTCTTGATCAGTATGGTCCTTTCCTTTTATTTGAATGTGTATTTCACTTATCGCGTGAAGCCAACGCTGCGTAAGTTTTTGCAATTTCCCATTACCCAGGTTGTGAATATCTCGATATCATCTGCCTTTATTTATATCTTTGTTGAATATCTTCACTTGAATGGCTATATTGCGCCGATCTTATCGGTGGTATTCACGATACCTGTTACCTTTATTTTGACTGGTAAAATTTTAAAGCGAGGTCAGGATTCATCATGA
- a CDS encoding response regulator transcription factor encodes MPERILVVEDENQIARILKIELEYEGYEAVIANDGKSGLQKALEEKFDLILLDVMLPELNGLEVLRKIRKEKNALPIILLTARNMTMDKVAGLDLGANDYITKPFEMEELLARVRSSLRQASVSSHSEESEEERLTIKDLVVNLQTREVERGGTPISLTPKEFDFLVYLLSNKNRIVTRENIIYHVWGYEYEGETNVIDVYIRHLRKKLEEDFPGSQIIHTVRGVGYIVKEA; translated from the coding sequence ATGCCAGAGCGGATATTAGTCGTGGAAGACGAAAATCAGATCGCACGCATTTTAAAAATAGAGCTTGAATACGAAGGGTATGAAGCTGTCATTGCGAATGACGGAAAATCTGGCTTGCAAAAAGCATTGGAGGAAAAGTTTGATTTAATCCTTCTTGATGTGATGCTGCCTGAACTGAATGGATTGGAAGTCTTAAGGAAGATCAGAAAGGAAAAAAACGCGCTGCCGATCATTTTATTGACGGCAAGAAATATGACCATGGATAAAGTGGCGGGACTCGATCTCGGGGCCAATGATTATATAACGAAGCCGTTCGAGATGGAGGAATTATTAGCGAGGGTCCGGTCTTCGCTGCGCCAAGCTTCCGTTTCGTCCCACTCCGAGGAATCGGAGGAAGAGCGCTTAACGATCAAGGATCTAGTGGTCAACCTTCAAACGAGGGAAGTGGAGCGGGGAGGAACGCCGATCTCGCTGACGCCAAAGGAATTTGATTTCCTGGTGTATTTGCTTTCGAATAAAAATCGGATCGTGACCCGTGAAAATATCATCTATCATGTATGGGGCTATGAGTATGAAGGGGAAACCAACGTGATCGATGTGTATATCAGACATTTAAGAAAGAAATTAGAAGAAGATTTTCCCGGGTCGCAAATCATACATACGGTTAGGGGCGTGGGATATATCGTAAAGGAGGCGTGA
- a CDS encoding RNA polymerase sigma factor: MTEPRIHQTIDSIWRTEAAKIIACLAGIVRDLGVAEDLAQDALVTALERWPQSGIPENPGAWLMTVAKRRAFDLLRRNKLRHIKYGEIGAELDGQLQPDWEEGLDDNISDDLLRLIFTTCHPILSAEARVALTLRLLGGLKIEEIAKAFLVPVTTIAQRIVRAKRTITAAKVPLEVPEKTDFPDRLSSVLEVIYLMFNEGYSASSGESWIRPLLCEEALRVGRLLAEIAPDEKEVHGLVALMEIQTSRFRARVNEEGEPVLLLEQNRAHWDHSAIRRGIDSLKRAEHLGGPLGMYGLQASIASCHAKARTSEETDWIHISALYDALAQVAPSPVVELNRAVAISMAYGWEAGLEIIDSLLVEPALKNYHLLPSTRGHFLEKMGRRREACDEFNRAASLTQNAPERELLLKRAFECLEE; this comes from the coding sequence ATGACTGAACCGAGGATTCACCAAACCATCGATTCGATCTGGCGGACGGAAGCGGCAAAAATCATCGCTTGCCTGGCTGGGATTGTCCGGGATCTCGGGGTGGCCGAGGACCTTGCACAAGATGCGCTCGTAACAGCGTTGGAACGATGGCCGCAATCAGGAATTCCGGAGAACCCGGGAGCATGGTTGATGACTGTCGCAAAACGGCGGGCATTTGATTTGCTCCGCAGGAACAAGCTCCGCCATATCAAGTATGGAGAGATTGGTGCTGAGCTGGATGGACAGCTGCAGCCAGACTGGGAAGAGGGGCTCGACGATAATATCAGTGATGACCTTCTGCGGCTTATCTTCACCACGTGCCACCCGATCCTGTCAGCGGAGGCGCGGGTAGCACTGACGTTGAGGCTGCTCGGAGGACTTAAAATCGAGGAGATCGCAAAAGCTTTCCTTGTTCCCGTGACGACCATTGCACAGCGGATTGTCCGCGCGAAACGCACGATCACCGCCGCGAAGGTCCCGCTGGAAGTCCCGGAGAAAACTGATTTTCCTGATCGGCTATCATCTGTACTCGAGGTCATCTATCTCATGTTCAATGAGGGATATTCCGCATCCTCCGGTGAAAGCTGGATCCGGCCGCTGCTATGCGAGGAGGCGCTTCGGGTCGGGCGTTTATTGGCGGAAATCGCACCAGATGAGAAGGAAGTCCATGGCCTTGTCGCCCTCATGGAAATTCAAACATCGCGTTTTCGAGCGAGGGTGAATGAAGAAGGGGAGCCGGTTCTACTGCTGGAGCAGAATCGTGCCCATTGGGACCACTCGGCCATTCGCCGCGGGATCGATTCCCTTAAGCGCGCTGAACATTTAGGAGGACCGCTTGGAATGTACGGTTTACAAGCATCGATTGCCTCGTGCCATGCCAAGGCACGCACGTCTGAAGAAACGGATTGGATACACATTTCCGCTCTATACGATGCATTAGCGCAAGTAGCGCCGTCCCCCGTTGTTGAGCTGAACAGAGCCGTGGCGATCTCGATGGCATACGGGTGGGAGGCAGGACTGGAAATCATAGATTCGCTGCTGGTTGAACCCGCCTTGAAGAATTATCATCTGCTGCCGAGTACGCGCGGTCATTTTTTAGAAAAAATGGGACGCCGCAGAGAAGCCTGCGACGAATTTAATCGGGCAGCATCCCTCACCCAAAATGCACCAGAACGGGAATTGCTCCTCAAGCGCGCTTTTGAATGTTTGGAAGAATGA
- a CDS encoding hydrolase: MGSRIMHLIIGNKIAQSLSIEDKSSFLLGSIAPDAVSNKNASHFFIGDVRDYSRSVDAKGFLYKYREHELNPYVLGYYAHLIADDIWLRGFNLSWLKNRMDADEGLYGRYHQDFQLLNGKLLDYYRFTEELKEALSHFSEIIDFEEVKRGDVEEFVPYALGDMEYDQSAIKEELNVFTFNQIIGYIETSVELGIMKIKPLLA; the protein is encoded by the coding sequence ATGGGTTCACGAATCATGCACTTGATTATCGGAAATAAAATTGCGCAGTCTTTATCGATCGAAGATAAATCATCATTTTTACTTGGCAGCATCGCACCGGATGCGGTATCAAACAAAAACGCATCCCATTTCTTTATAGGGGACGTACGGGATTATTCCAGAAGCGTTGATGCGAAAGGATTTTTATATAAGTATCGCGAACATGAGTTGAACCCTTATGTATTGGGGTACTATGCCCACTTAATCGCGGATGATATATGGCTGCGGGGCTTTAATCTATCGTGGCTGAAAAACAGAATGGATGCCGATGAGGGATTATACGGGCGATACCATCAGGATTTTCAATTGCTGAATGGAAAGCTGCTGGATTACTATCGCTTTACCGAAGAATTAAAAGAAGCGCTCAGCCATTTTTCTGAAATAATCGATTTCGAAGAGGTCAAGCGGGGGGATGTGGAAGAATTTGTTCCATATGCGTTAGGCGATATGGAATACGATCAGTCCGCCATCAAGGAAGAACTGAATGTTTTTACATTCAATCAGATCATCGGATACATAGAGACATCGGTGGAGCTGGGGATCATGAAGATCAAACCGCTCCTGGCATAA
- a CDS encoding YciI family protein, whose translation MKYLCLGYLYPEKMDALPNDEKESILQECGSHLKGFYETNQVMLDAGLDAEVKSLKRVNGKVKVIDGPFIETKELIGSAILIEARDMEEAIEIASKHPSIQIEAGEDLGWAIEIRPIHYFEMIDQK comes from the coding sequence ATGAAATATTTATGCTTAGGTTATTTGTATCCTGAAAAAATGGACGCTCTTCCAAACGATGAGAAGGAGTCGATTTTGCAGGAGTGCGGCTCACATCTCAAGGGATTTTACGAAACGAATCAAGTGATGCTTGATGCCGGCCTCGATGCAGAGGTGAAATCATTGAAAAGGGTGAACGGGAAAGTCAAAGTCATCGATGGTCCATTTATCGAAACGAAAGAGCTGATTGGAAGTGCGATCCTAATCGAAGCACGTGACATGGAGGAAGCCATCGAAATCGCCTCCAAACACCCGTCCATCCAAATCGAGGCAGGGGAGGATCTCGGATGGGCGATCGAAATCCGCCCGATCCATTATTTCGAGATGATAGATCAAAAATGA
- a CDS encoding glycosyltransferase family 2 protein codes for MDIFISVLIPSFNEAENILPIYHALTKELSHRIARYEIIFIDDGSTDQTIEWIKELSYHHPEVKYVALTRNFGKESAMFAGLKHARGDAVIIMDADLQHPTSLIHSLIEGYEEGYDQVIAQRDRAGDSFVRSKLSSLYYAVLEKLVDVELKDGQGDFRLLSRRAVNAVLQISERNRFSKGLFSWIGFHQKVIKYDNTTRKAGVSKWSIKKLIDYGIEGVVSFNHKPLRICLYTGIATLLLSLLSISIMFVRILFNGIAVPGYFTTISSVLFLGGAQLVSLGVIGEYIGRIYVEAKQRPHYLIEQTNVGEDVIHVKEQG; via the coding sequence ATGGATATTTTCATCTCGGTATTGATACCGTCTTTTAATGAAGCCGAAAATATTCTTCCTATATATCACGCTCTAACAAAGGAACTATCCCATAGAATTGCACGATACGAAATTATTTTTATCGATGATGGGAGCACGGATCAAACGATCGAGTGGATTAAAGAATTGTCCTATCATCATCCAGAAGTGAAATATGTGGCATTGACGAGGAATTTCGGGAAAGAATCGGCGATGTTTGCCGGCTTGAAGCATGCCAGAGGCGATGCGGTCATCATTATGGATGCCGATCTGCAGCATCCGACAAGCTTGATTCATTCTTTAATTGAAGGCTATGAAGAAGGCTATGATCAAGTGATTGCGCAGCGTGACCGGGCTGGTGATTCATTCGTCCGAAGCAAGCTATCGAGCCTCTATTATGCCGTTTTGGAAAAATTGGTCGATGTGGAATTGAAGGATGGACAAGGCGACTTTCGACTGCTCAGCAGGCGGGCCGTCAATGCGGTCTTGCAGATCAGCGAGCGGAACCGCTTTTCCAAAGGGCTCTTTTCGTGGATCGGCTTTCATCAAAAAGTGATCAAGTACGATAATACAACGCGAAAGGCCGGCGTATCAAAATGGTCGATCAAAAAGCTGATCGACTACGGCATTGAAGGGGTTGTGTCCTTTAATCACAAACCATTGCGGATTTGTTTATATACCGGAATTGCGACGCTGCTGCTCTCGTTGTTGTCCATCAGCATCATGTTTGTTCGCATTTTATTCAACGGTATTGCGGTCCCAGGGTACTTTACCACCATCTCTTCTGTCCTGTTCTTGGGCGGTGCTCAATTGGTCAGCCTAGGCGTCATCGGAGAGTATATCGGACGCATCTATGTAGAGGCGAAGCAGCGGCCCCATTATTTGATTGAGCAGACAAATGTGGGAGAGGATGTCATTCATGTTAAAGAACAAGGGTGA
- a CDS encoding sensor histidine kinase has protein sequence MKITTKINLMTTAWILIVLIIINSIVFFSFMNITFNLEQDEVHQRASDIMKEINPEDSPEVIEKKLMPYLSSHSFIRIINKQSHVIAQSANDEHLAKKIKAKYSSKSTTQRRIVREEGGEEQIIIYKQPINVNGQPVKILEIGERVIGLELGKDVLLSILAICTILGAVLSLLGGRWLSNIIIRPISNMINTMEDIEKSGIPKRISIQHETKDELTKMAVTFNRMIGRLDANLERQKQFISDASHELKTPLTVIKSYADLLRRRGIQNAEITLEAIEAIHSEATRIQRMTERFLDLANTELEHDLDLISIHLASFCEKIFNQLKIAYKREIIFHYDNDALTIMADELKLKQVIIITIDNALKYSTDRIDVYLEDHEHNAVIRVVDYGIGIPHNEIENIFERFYRVDKARSRATGGTGLGLSIAKNIMKQHHGEIKVKSTEGEGTEVELHLPKTQKTD, from the coding sequence ATGAAAATAACCACTAAAATCAACCTGATGACAACGGCATGGATCCTGATTGTCTTGATCATCATCAACTCAATCGTATTCTTTTCATTCATGAATATCACGTTTAACCTTGAGCAGGATGAGGTGCATCAGCGGGCTTCAGACATCATGAAGGAGATCAATCCAGAAGACTCACCTGAAGTGATTGAAAAGAAATTAATGCCATACTTATCCAGTCATTCCTTTATCCGCATCATCAATAAACAATCCCATGTGATCGCCCAATCAGCGAATGATGAACATTTAGCCAAAAAGATAAAAGCGAAATATTCCAGTAAATCAACGACTCAAAGGCGGATAGTCAGAGAAGAAGGTGGAGAAGAACAGATCATCATTTATAAGCAGCCCATCAACGTCAATGGCCAGCCTGTGAAAATACTGGAAATCGGGGAGCGTGTGATCGGGCTTGAGCTCGGGAAGGACGTACTGCTTTCCATTCTTGCCATATGTACGATCCTGGGGGCTGTTTTATCCCTGCTCGGGGGAAGATGGTTGTCCAATATCATTATCCGGCCGATTTCCAACATGATCAACACAATGGAGGATATCGAAAAGAGCGGGATCCCGAAAAGAATCAGCATTCAGCATGAAACAAAAGATGAACTCACTAAGATGGCTGTGACCTTTAATCGCATGATCGGACGGCTGGATGCCAATCTCGAGAGGCAAAAGCAGTTCATTTCAGATGCTTCCCATGAATTAAAAACCCCGCTGACGGTCATCAAAAGCTACGCCGATTTATTAAGGAGACGGGGAATTCAAAATGCCGAAATCACGCTGGAAGCGATTGAAGCCATTCATTCGGAAGCGACCCGAATCCAAAGGATGACCGAACGATTTTTGGATCTTGCCAATACAGAATTGGAACATGACTTAGACCTTATTTCGATTCATTTAGCATCATTTTGTGAAAAAATCTTTAACCAGCTGAAAATCGCTTATAAAAGAGAAATCATTTTTCATTATGACAATGATGCGCTCACGATCATGGCGGATGAATTAAAACTGAAACAGGTCATCATCATCACGATCGATAATGCCCTGAAATACAGTACAGACCGAATTGATGTGTATTTGGAAGACCATGAACACAATGCCGTCATCCGCGTCGTCGATTACGGAATCGGAATCCCGCACAATGAAATCGAAAATATCTTTGAACGCTTCTACCGCGTCGATAAAGCGAGAAGCAGGGCCACAGGAGGCACCGGATTAGGACTGTCCATCGCCAAAAATATCATGAAGCAGCATCACGGCGAAATCAAAGTAAAAAGTACCGAAGGCGAAGGAACAGAAGTTGAGCTCCACTTGCCTAAAACCCAAAAGACGGATTAA